tcacatcatgatcccagggtcctgggatcgagccccacatcaggctctctgctcagcagggagcctgcttccctgccccctgcttgcctctcttcttacttgtgatctctgtcaaataaataaattctttaaaattaaataaataggggcgcctgggtggctcagtgggttaagccgctgccttcggctcaggtcatgatctcagggtcctgggatcgagccccgcatcgggctctctgctcagcagggagcctgcttcctcctctctctctacctgcctctctgcctgcttgtgatctctctctgtcaaataagtatataaaatcttaaaaaaaaaaaataaataaaattaaataaataaaattaaaaatttaaaacggATATAAATTCGTATCTGGGTTTTGTCTCGCGGTAATTTTCTTACTTgtgcttttccttttaagaatgCATATATTCTAAAGtaaactaaataatttttatatacccCAATATCATTTGCCTTGTACAGTTGAGCCTTGAACAGTGCAGGCGTGAGGGAACTGACCCCTATTTCCACCCGTCCTCTAGTATTGGTACTTGAAAAATCTGTGTATACCTTTGAATCCCCCAAAACTTTAGTACTCAAACTGTACTGCTGACTGGAAGCCTTAGCAAAAACATGAGCagttgacacatttttttttttaatgttatatgtattatgtatgcattcttttttaaagattttttttttttttttttttaatttgacagagagatcacaaataggcagagaggcaggcagagagagaggaggaagcaggctccctgccgagcagagagcccgatgcggggctcgatcccaggactctgagatcatgacctgagccgaaggcagcggcttaacccactgagccacccaggcgcccctatgtatgcattcttaaaataaagctagaaaaagtgttaagaaaatcataaggaagagacaATACATGCATAATACCTACtgtgtttactgaaaaaaatccacatgtaagtacATGTACAGATCAAACCCATGTTGTCCAGGGGTTAACTATGTAGTGTAGTAACTACTTATAGTTAAATTCTGACCTaattaaagcttgaaatcaacatttttttttgaaatcaacATTTTAAGGCATAATTTAGAATTACTTTTGTTTAATGTGAATGTGCCTTTTTCATTCACTTAAAGACCCACACTAGTTCTGTCAGTGTACATTAAGCTtaagattttcaaaattaaataccacaaaacaaaaatactaaaaaaacaaagtgaTTATTGAATTGACAGATCTAGCAGGCAAAAGTAGAGTTTGATTtacatagaagaaaatacatttgttctTAAAAGGTGTaggttttaggggtgcctgcgtggctcagtgggttaaagcctctgccttcggctcaggtcatgatcccagcgtcctgggattgagccccacatcaggctttctgctcaatagggagcctgcttcctcccctttctctctctctgcctgcctctctacctacttgtgatctctgtcaaataaataaataaataaaaatcttcaaaaaaataaaatctaaaaaaaaaagtatacgtTTTATTAAATAAGCTTATTGTGGCAAGCCTTTGCTTAAGACCAGtgaaaacatctttttatttgcttGGGTTCAGATAGAGGAGCTGTAGTATATAGTATCAATACCATCTATGATTGGAGGTCTCCAAGTATAGGATAGAATAGATTTAGCCACTAATAGTTTATTCCTTCATGAGGCTCCATGTGCTAGTGCAGCAGCATCTCTCACTCTTAAGCTAAGTGTATGCATAAGTATTCTTTTATAAAGGGATGCAGAAGTATTTCTCATCCCATTTCAAGATTTGAACCACCAGTGGTATAGTTTTCAGAACTGCAGCTACCAGGACCCTATTCTAACTTAGAGCTCCCAGCAAGTATTTAGAAGTAGAGGTGTGTCTGATGAGTAACCAGAGATAACATCCGCTGCTCttgctttgaaagaaaaaagattggaGAAAGTTTAGCTGTTAGCAAGGTTTGCCATAAAATTATAACGATGATAATATTTGTGTGAAATAAGTTTTATGCTTATTGCAGAGTAAGAAGAATTTCCAAAACCACCTTGTCTCCCTAggattattttgcctttatttgtTAGAATCATTTATGGTGAATTATTTGTcccatttaaaatttcttgtcCATTTCTTGTCCATCTTGTCCATTCTTGTCCATTTAGATATTATTTTACCATATCAATTTCTGATTAACAAATTGTGACTGTTATACCTTCAACAAGTTAGTAGATTTAGATGTTTGTTTCATAAGCTGTGAcacacttctttcttttcagtttgcAGTGTTGACTTAGCagtaatactgtattttatcaaaggtatagaaagagaaatatatgttttttcctataagttaagatgtatatttataatatagcAGTATTTGGTTTGAATCCAGTGTTTCAGTTTGCAGTaattaataaatgcaaatttaataaTACtccaattttatttcatgtaattggtatctttcttttctttcaaaaatagatGTTCAAGACAGAGTTCCTTCTTCATATTCACAGGGAGCAAGACCAAAAGATCACTCCGTGAGCACTTTACAGTTGAATACATCATCTACAAACCACCAAATGCCTTCTGAACATCAGACCATACCATGTTCTAGGGACTCTAGTAGAAATTCTCTAAGATCAAATTTTTCTCCAAGAGAATTGGAATCTCCCCAAAGCAGTACACAACCTggattttcttatatttcaaataGAGATGAAACCTCAACCATAAGCAGTTCAGATAGGGTTGGTTCATCTCAAAGATCATTTCAAGAATCTTCTGACAATGAAGGTAGACGTTCAACCAGGAGATTGCTGTCGCGTATAGCTTCTAGTATGTCATCTACCTTTTTTTCACGAAGATCTAGCCAGGATTCCTTGAATACAAGATCGTTGAGTTCTGAAAATTCCTATGTGTCTCCAAGAATCTTGACAGCTTCACAGTCCCGTAGCAATGCAGCATCATCTTCTGATGTCCCCGATAATAGGGCATCTGAAGCTTCTCAGGGATTTCGATTTCTTAGGCGAAGATGGGGTTTGTCCTCTCTTAGCCAAAATCATAGCTCTGAGCCAGATTCAGAAAATTTTAACCAGGAACCTGAAGGTAGAAATACAGGACCATGGTTATCTTCCTCACTTAGAAATAGATGCACACCTTTGTTCTCTAGAAGGAGACGAGAGGGACGAGATGAATCTTCAAGGATACCTACCTCTGATATACCACCTAGATCTCATCATATGTTTAGAAGAGAATCAAATGAAGTGGTTCACCTTGAAGCACAGAGTGATCCTGTTGGGGCTACTGCCAGCAGATCACAGGCATCTGCGGCTTCGAGTAATGCTGCTACTGGTGGCTCCACATCAGATTCAGCCCACAGTGGAAGAAATACAGGAATAACAGGGATCCTTCCTGGTTCCTTATTTCGATTTGCGGTCCCCCCAGCACTTGGAAATAATTTAACCGACAATGTCATGATCACTGTAGATATTATTCCTTCAGGTTGGAGTTCATCTGATGGAAAAAGTGATAAAACTAAAAGTGCACCTTCAAGAGACCCAGAAAGActgcagaaaataaaagagaggtaAATTTGAATACCTGTCATAAGTTGATAAGCAAAGAGCGGATTAGAGGAAGGAGTCCTTTTCTAAAATGGCTTCTCATAACATTGGTATCTaagatttcttcttcttaaaatttatatcCACTGAGATGTTAGGTTCTCAAAGGAAATGGAtgagaattaataatattgaataatattaataatgaaggTAGACACTGGGAGTATAGCTTGCATCAAGAAATTGTCTAAAGAACGATTCACTCACTGCCCTGATAATGTTAGCTTTAATGTCATTATAGCAACTTCCTCTCATTACAAGCTGTCTGCTGAGGAATTCAGTAACCAGTGGTATAAACAGAGAGCAAAGCATTAGTTTAGTAATTTCCAGAGAGAAATTAAGCCAGCACCACTCTGTCTGATTAGTTTATAAAGCAGCATTTGTTGGTTATTTTATCATAGAAACTGTGTGTAttcctttattatatattttgctCATACCTGAAGATTTTAAGACACTTCACAGTAAATGAATAAGAATCTAAAAAATTGAACCCTccccaagtaaaaaaaaaaaaaattgaaactgtaAGCCAAAGAAGGTTAAATCTGAAggtaaaacataaatatttatggttGAGGTTCTATCTCTGGTTCAGTCAGAGCATGATAGTCACCTAATTGTTGTACATCTAATCCTCTTTCCACACATCTTTTTCTAAATTCATTAGGAACTTGTATAATCCACTTGTATTTCAGTAGCAGTTTAAGCATTCAGTTGCGAGTACTCTTTCATTCCAGCAATAGACTAAGGTAATGGGGAtcttaacaaaaaattatatatatacacacaaagctATCATCTTGCATTAAGTTAAGCAGTACATGTTGGCCTATTAAATAGAGAACATAGGTTAATGGAAAGTCTTCACACTTTAAAAGCCTGCCCTATAAAAATCAGGATAATTGAATAACATTGCTGTGGGTGGAggaaatggagaatttaaaaaccTGTTGTCTTTTACTGTGATTAAATACAGAAAGTTTTATCAGTTTAAATATATGTGGTTCTGATAGcatgtaaatgaaaaaaacaagtcattatttattgactttttttggaggtgggggagaaaagTGTTAAGTATGTAAGTATATTCCTTTATACTGTTGGAATCGAAGGTAGTCTGTGATACTATAGAAATTAAAATCTCTTAGGTATGTTTGTAAAATgatcatgaaaaataagaaacttaaaagtgtgatatcaaagagaaaattacttAAAGCATTTGAAGATAATAGGATATACCCTGTtctgtttatctttaaaatataattttcattcttactgaactgctttttttttatggtggtagctgttttttaaggtttttgcttttttctattcAGAACATGAGTAGAAATAACAAAGATGTTGTTCGAGATAGGTATGTTTGGAAATGACCAACCAGGATGAGTTATCATAGCTCTGTTTATgaaatgttccttcttttctagcCTCCTTTTAGAGGattctgaagaagaagaaggtgacTTATGTAGAATTTGTCAGATGGCAGCTGCATCATCATCTAACTTGTTGATAGAGCCATGCAAGTGCACAGGAAGTTTGCAGTATGTCCACCAAGAATGTATGAAAAAGTGGTTACAGGCCAAAATTAACTCTGGTGAgatttatctttttatgtattttattttcacagtttttCTAAGAGATGTACATACAAATGTATTTTAGTTAGCAAATCTGATTATAATTTATTGTCAGAGTTACACTCTTTTCAAAAGAATGTTACTTTATTAAACAAAAGCGTTAAAGAGCACtcattagggggtgcctgggtggctcagtgggttaaactgctgccttcagctgaggtcatgatcccagggttctgggatcgagccccgcatcgggctctctgctcagtggggaacctgcttctctctctctctctgcctgcctctctgcctacttgtgatctctatcaaataaataaaatcttaaaaaaaaaaaaagagcactcaTTAGTTTTGCTTCGTAAATTTTTCATGgtgtttcttgtattttattaacCCAACAAACTACTTTTTCATAGATGTTTGGTAACTATAATTGATTATCACAGTTGATCCTTACGTCATGTAAGATCTTTCTGaagggggcaccttggtggctcagtgggttaaagcctctgccttcagctcaggtaatgatcccagggtcctgggatcgagccccgcatcaggctctccactcagcgaggagcctgcttcctcctctccgtctctgcctgtctctctgcctacttgtgatctctgtctgtcaaataaattaaaaaaaatcttaaaaaaaaaaaaagatctttctgAAGAAGTCATGCTTACTGTTTACCAGCTATGTGGCCTTGAGAAATACTTGTTTCTAATGCTGTTGTGGAGTAGTAATAAGGTTAGTATAGGGATTCATTAAATTGAGTACCCATTAGGGAGCCAGGCACAGTTCTAGGTGTGGTATCTAGAATGGTAAACAGGACAGACAAGGCACTTGCTTTTGTGGTGGTATGGGGCGTTAAAGGGATGCCTTGTTGAGGTGAGAACATTTAAACTGAACAAAGAGGAGCTAGCTATTCCAAAATGAAGGCAAGAGCATTCCAGTTGAGGAAATTTCTAGTGTGAAAACTTTCAGGTGGTAGGTAATATGACAGGTGTGTTTGAGGAACTGAATGAAATGCAGTGTGGCAGGAGTATAATTAGTAGACAAGGAGAGGGGTGATAGTTGAGATTAGAGAGATTAGCAGAGGTTATGtcatttaagacttttaaaactaATGTCTGAAATTTAGATTTTTGTCTAAGTgtgatgggaagccactgaaaggCAGGGGagtgaaatgattttatttggctGCTTTGTGGAGAATGGATTTTAGGGGGACAAGAATAGAGGCAGGGAGTTCATCCAGGAATCTATCTTACAAGAGATGGTGAGTGGAAATGGTTGGATTCTGGTGTGTTTGGGAGGTAGATTCTGTATGACTTGCCAATAGATTGAATGTggtgaaggagaaagaacagtttgagaagtttgtattttttgtatttttgtgtcgAACAACTAAGTACATGGTGGGGCCATTTCCTGAACTTAAAGAGTAGGAGTGGAATAAGTGTGGGGCAGGAAATAAAGAATTCTGTTTTAGATGTAAACTGCTTATTAGAAAACCATCTGAAAATGTGATCTAGGCAGTTAGCTAGACAAACCTGTTGTTTCAGGAAATCATTAGTGCTGAAAGTTACATTTTGGGGAATTAGAGCATGTAAGTAATAATTTTAAGCTATGGGATTAAATAAAGTCCCTAGACCAAGAATAGGTATCAAAGGAATAGGCCAGGACAGAGGCCTGGGGCACCCACGTATTTAGTGGGAGCAGAGGAGATCTGAGAAGCAGCCTCAGTCTGGTaggaagaaaactaagaaaatgcaGTGTTGTGTAAGCCAGAAGAAGAAAGTGTTCTAAAGAGGGTATGATCAAACATACCAAGTATCACAAAGAGATTCGAACAAAGAAATGGCAATTGGTAGCATGAATGTCCTTGGTGGTTTTAGTTTTTGTGGAGTGATGGAATCATGAGCATGATTAATAGAAAACAAGGTAAGACAGGAAACAGCCACATAGACCCCTCTTCCGGTAAGCTTTATTTAAGGAGACTGGTGATAAGTTGGAGGAATTAGGGAGTAAAATGGGGTCATAGGGTgtgtttttgtttcagtttcaaGTGGGAGATTTTAgggcatgttttattttaatgaaagataaaatggaaggaaaaaaattttagcctttaataggaaaaaaaattactttgtatcTACAAGGCTGGTGTAGATATGAATGTTGATCAGTTTGTTGCTTTGATGAGAGGATGCTTGCTTGAATTCCTGTAtaattgcttctgttttcttaataaaAGGAGGTAAGGTCTTTAGCTGATTGGAggacagtttttttgttttttgttttttgttttaaagattttatttatttatttgacagagagagatcacaagtagacagagaggcaggcagagagagagagagagagagagggaagcaggctccctgctgagcagagagccggatgcgggactcgatcccaggaccctgagatcatgacctgagccgaaggcagcggcttaaaccactgagccacccaggcgccccatgattggAGGACAGTTTAAGAGATTTATGATGTGTAgggaaaataatacttaaaaacatttttagggtTCTGGAAGTACTAATGTCCATAAAAATCTGTGGCTgggaatataatttaaaagtgagATGTACATTTTTTAGAAGCGGTTTTCAGATAGTTGGATATAGACAGGGATTTGGGGTCGCTGGTGTTGGGACCTTTTCTAGGCAAATATGATGAAGGGAGTTAAGGATATTCGTAAGGACATAGTTGTGATGGccatggaaattaaaatcaagaGGGGAAGTAAGGACATTAGAAAGTGGTGTAGGGTTAGAAGTCTTTGAGTCTCATTGACATTGAAGACAATTGCCAGAGTAGGTAAACTGGACTGATGAGAAATTTTAGGTACACTGGAGAAAATGCCTAAAATACAGATTTAGGGGTAGTGCAGTAAACTATGATGACAAAGTCAAGGATATGACCATAGTGggtggcagggtggggaagggtgaTACTTAGAAGCATGGATATTGAGGAAGTGTGTGTGGATATTGAAATAGCCAAGAAGTAAGTTGATAAAGATGGAAAGCCAGGTGCTAAAGTTattaatgaaagaggagggaCTTAGAGTTTCAAAATAGCAATAGGTATGGGgttatttatttctacttcttgGTCCTGAGGTATAAAGGGTTGTGGGAAAAAAGTATGTAACAGTCTAGAAGGGCACTGTGATTTAGGTGTGAAGTTGAAGAGATTAATCCAAAAAGAGACTGGTTATGAGAGAAGTTTAGACCATGAATACCAGAGAACATAGTGAAAATAACTAGTAGAGTGAGTAGGGTGGGAAATTAGATCAGATTAATAAATGGACACAGTATGAGATTGACAGTCTTGCAGTTGGTGACTTAGGAAAATCATTTGTGAGGTATGATGGCATTAATactaattttaataatcttttgaAAGAGTTGGGTAACCTGTTCAAGCTAGAGATTATGAGACTCCTGGGAAAATTTTGTGTGTAGCTAGGTAGCCAAGGCCTCCTTGGGGTAGggggtttattttctgttttaaggtAGTCTGATCCAAAGCTGTAGGACAGATGTGTCTGATTTGTAGCAGCCTTTTCTTAGCTGTATGGTGTTACAACAGCCTCTTGGCTTTGTTATCACTGCCCTAGGGCCTTACTAAGATGAAATGAGTGTTTGTCATGGAAGCATTGGTTCTTGACAGTCAGGGCCCAGGAATGTTAGCCATTACCAGAATGAAAAACAGTGTGATTCACCTTCTGATAATATTTGCAGTTAGATTTTTGTTAGTGTTGTGTAGGCAGAACAACAGATAATACAGTGTTAAGAACATTGGCATTTTGGAATTAGACAAGACGAGATTGGCATAATGGCTCTAACACTTACCTAGAAGATCTCGAGTAAGTTTTTTAACATTGGTTCTCAATGCTGGCTGCTGGTCACAATTAACCCAGTAGAGTTTTTAGATACAAAGATGCCTAGATCTATTTTTAGACACTCTTAAGTAGTTCTGGGATTGGGCCTCAGTTCCATTATGAGTAGAACTAGTAGTATTTACCACACACGGTTGTTGTGAAAGTCAAATGAGATGATGTTTATAGTTTCTCACAGTACTGGGCATGTGGCAAATACTCAATTTGATGGGTTTTATCAGGTTATAATATGTACTTTCTAAGATACGGTCAAATGAATGTAAAGATCTCAAGATCTGAACCTTCCTGATAAATTTTCACAAGCCTTTCTCATACTTACATAAAGACCTGTCTGGTAGAAGATTCATTCTGGTAGAGATtgatataaacatttattaagcagctGCCATGTGTGTACTGTTAAATTCTGCAGGATGTGCAGAGATGTATAAAGCAAGTTTATAGACATAAGAGTTTAGACAAATGCAGTCAGGGCCTACTGAATGAGGTGGAGTATACGTGGAAAGAGTCATGGACTAAACAGTGTAGGTATAAATGGACTTTTCCCAGCTATATATGACCTTTTTAAATGTTCTAGAAGACTCTTAATTCctagaagagaagaaatgaatccCTAAGATGTGTAACAATTTGTACCACATGGTCTGTCTCCAAGGtccatattatataataatacttAGCTTCTGAATCAGAAGATAGTTTTAGGAAATGTCTGttaaattttatctttcacaTTCTTTATATTCTCCTTCAGATCATAATACGAACTTTCCCTGAATTTAGTTCAGTTAGTGgtacaatattaatttttttgttaaaatattccagatggcattttaatttcaaaatctttAAGTATGTTAGACTCCTAAAATAGCAGCAACAGTCACAACTAGTTTTTATTCATTCCTTGAAATACTGTGAATATCTTATGTAGTTTGACTATAGGACATTTTGAGACAACATATTACCTCATAATAGCACTCACTTTCTGTTAGGTATTTTCAAAAGAAGATGCATGTAAATTACAATTGCTGTCTTGGACTTCGTGccaaatttactattttaagagGTTTAAGAGCTCCTTGAAGACAACAGGGTATACTACCTTTTCCTTCTAAATCTTAGTACATAACAAAGTCAACAAATCTTAGTTGAATTGAATCTAAACCTCTACCCTGTTAATCACATGACTTCTTAAACTTTTAGGACATCTTTTTTCAGTTTAAAGctctatctaaaaataaaaatggtggggTGGAGGTGTGGAAATGGCTGTGTTTAATTAGACTATCACCTATTAGACCCAGAAGCTGAGGAGTAACCAATAACTGAATGCATATGGGATagaaggagcttttttttttccttttaattttgataaactatatatatataattttccttttgaccATAATAttaagtgtacagctcagtaACATTAAATACATTCAGAATGCTGTGTGACCATCACCACTACCCACTTGAAAAATTTTTCATCACTCCAAACAAAAACTGTATCCATTAAGTAGCAAGTTccacctctcccttctcctcagtCCCTGGTAActtactcattttctctctgaatttgcctgttctacataattcatataaatagaatcatattataatatttgtcctttttgtatctgctttattttacttagcaagttttcagggttcatcggtgtggtagcatgtatcagaacttcattccttttatggctgaaagGACAGAAGtggattccttttttcccctcattagGGAAGGTACATTTCTTAGAGCTCAAAAGGTCTGTGTTGTCATATCAAAGATACTGGCCTGAGTATAGGGTAACTCATTGTTTGGGATACTGTattacttaaaattgttttcatggCATCCTGTCAAGGTACTTGAGGAAGTGGGAAGTACAGATGACATTCCATTGTCAGCTTCCCACCATCAGGGGTGGGGATGTATGTGCATTTCTGGGAGGCAAAAAACAATAGATAAATAATGGGCTGGGCCTAAATACCATAGATTAGGACCTGACAAGCACATCAGTGTTACCAATGTAGTCTTACTTCCtttctatatattgattatatatattgatacatagaatatatatcttaatatgtagaatgtgtatatattttgattatatattgatatatagaGTATATACTTATATTCTAAGGTTAAAACTTaagaaggaggggtgcctgcgttgttcagttggttaagcagctgcttttggctcaggtcatgatctcagtgtcctgggatcaacccccacattggtctccctgctccatggggagtctgcttttccctctgcctcttttccacctcccaccctgctcaggctcgctctctcaaataaaatctttttcagaaaGAACTTTACAAGGAAAAATGTTTGTGGAGACATAAACTTTACTTTTGATTTTACCAGGTTCTTCCTTAGAGGCCGTAACCACCTGTGAACTCTGTAAAGAGAAGTTGCAGCTTAACCTGGAGGATTTTGATATTCATGAACTACATAGAGCTCATGCAAATGAACAAGTTAGTATATTTTGCCTAATTTGGTAAGTGTCTATTCTATGCTTAAAGGACAACTCTTGAAGAAAAGATTAAATCATGGTCAGAAAACCGAcattgaaataataatagtaatggttTTAATATAATTCTCTGTTATTACATTAGgtattatatgattttataattttgtattatttttcccctAACTTTTTAAAGCAGAAGGCAAATAACCAAGTCACACATTCtgggtttaaaataaaattcatcataCGTCTTTTaaataaacctgaaaataataaaagcttagGAAATTAGTCCCAAAGTAGTAATACCAACCTTCTCTCCCCATAGCTGTCTCAGTTGTGAATGCCTCTTGAGTACTGGAAAATAGTTAAAACACCAGTCCCCACATCTGCATCCTAgttctatattttttatgttaggaataattttttttatgaaccTATCTGATGCCCCTTGTTCTTACTCCTGTCTggttccctctacccttcctttCCTCGCTTCCCCTGCCCTCTTCCCACTCCTACCTTATTGTTGAACGAGTTATCTTACATGAAGTCATTTATTCCAAGTTGacattgtttctctttccttcagtaTTGTATCATTACAGTCATGCTGTTAATTATATAATGAATAATTGGGATTTCTCTGAtcatgttaagattttatttcaaatattttcctctcatttctcagatttttttggtatgtattgagcactcctccccacccccaccccccattgaTTTGATCAGTCTTTTTTCTTGAAGCTTAGAGCTCAggtttttcccctttttaaaggaaaattcaggggaagagggaagatgtTGGAAGAGATTACAAAGGATGGCTCTAGGGCCATATTATCCAAGTGTGCTTAGCATATTT
Above is a genomic segment from Lutra lutra chromosome 3, mLutLut1.2, whole genome shotgun sequence containing:
- the MARCHF7 gene encoding E3 ubiquitin-protein ligase MARCHF7 isoform X4 → MDSKPSRIPRRISVQPPTSLSARMMSGSRGNNLNDTYHSRDSSFRLDSEYQSTSASASASPFQSTWYSESEITQGARSRSQNQQRDHDSKRPKLSCTNCTSTSVGRNIGHGLNAVSDSSWRHNQVPRSSSMVLGSFGTDLMRERRDLERRADSSISNLMDYSHRSGDFTASSYVQDRVPSSYSQGARPKDHSVSTLQLNTSSTNHQMPSEHQTIPCSRDSSRNSLRSNFSPRELESPQSSTQPGFSYISNRDETSTISSSDRVGSSQRSFQESSDNEGRRSTRRLLSRIASSMSSTFFSRRSSQDSLNTRSLSSENSYVSPRILTASQSRSNAASSSDVPDNRASEASQGFRFLRRRWGLSSLSQNHSSEPDSENFNQEPEGRNTGPWLSSSLRNRCTPLFSRRRREGRDESSRIPTSDIPPRSHHMFRRESNEVVHLEAQSDPVGATASRSQASAASSNAATGGSTSDSAHSGRNTGITGILPGSLFRFAVPPALGNNLTDNVMITVDIIPSGWSSSDGKSDKTKSAPSRDPERLQKIKESLLLEDSEEEEGDLCRICQMAAASSSNLLIEPCKCTGSLQYVHQECMKKWLQAKINSGSSLEAVTTCELCKEKLQLNLEDFDIHELHRAHANEQAEYEFISSGLYLVVLLHLCEQSFSDMMGNTNEPSTRVRLQRMIPKKMETITEHLILPNFI
- the MARCHF7 gene encoding E3 ubiquitin-protein ligase MARCHF7 isoform X5 → MVEYYDRLISLLASTSASASASPFQSTWYSESEITQGARSRSQNQQRDHDSKRPKLSCTNCTSTSVGRNIGHGLNAVSDSSWRHNQVPRSSSMVLGSFGTDLMRERRDLERRADSSISNLMDYSHRSGDFTASSYVQDRVPSSYSQGARPKDHSVSTLQLNTSSTNHQMPSEHQTIPCSRDSSRNSLRSNFSPRELESPQSSTQPGFSYISNRDETSTISSSDRVGSSQRSFQESSDNEGRRSTRRLLSRIASSMSSTFFSRRSSQDSLNTRSLSSENSYVSPRILTASQSRSNAASSSDVPDNRASEASQGFRFLRRRWGLSSLSQNHSSEPDSENFNQEPEGRNTGPWLSSSLRNRCTPLFSRRRREGRDESSRIPTSDIPPRSHHMFRRESNEVVHLEAQSDPVGATASRSQASAASSNAATGGSTSDSAHSGRNTGITGILPGSLFRFAVPPALGNNLTDNVMITVDIIPSGWSSSDGKSDKTKSAPSRDPERLQKIKESLLLEDSEEEEGDLCRICQMAAASSSNLLIEPCKCTGSLQYVHQECMKKWLQAKINSGSSLEAVTTCELCKEKLQLNLEDFDIHELHRAHANEQAEYEFISSGLYLVVLLHLCEQSFSDMMGNTNEPSTRVRFINLARTLQAHMEDLESRWNFPFPDLLNLLLQIKPTEQNLIVYSFYQIRASFIGLIIAK
- the MARCHF7 gene encoding E3 ubiquitin-protein ligase MARCHF7 isoform X6, encoding MVEYYDRLISLLASTSASASASPFQSTWYSESEITQGARSRSQNQQRDHDSKRPKLSCTNCTSTSVGRNIGHGLNAVSDSSWRHNQVPRSSSMVLGSFGTDLMRERRDLERRADSSISNLMDYSHRSGDFTASSYVQDRVPSSYSQGARPKDHSVSTLQLNTSSTNHQMPSEHQTIPCSRDSSRNSLRSNFSPRELESPQSSTQPGFSYISNRDETSTISSSDRVGSSQRSFQESSDNEGRRSTRRLLSRIASSMSSTFFSRRSSQDSLNTRSLSSENSYVSPRILTASQSRSNAASSSDVPDNRASEASQGFRFLRRRWGLSSLSQNHSSEPDSENFNQEPEGRNTGPWLSSSLRNRCTPLFSRRRREGRDESSRIPTSDIPPRSHHMFRRESNEVVHLEAQSDPVGATASRSQASAASSNAATGGSTSDSAHSGRNTGITGILPGSLFRFAVPPALGNNLTDNVMITVDIIPSGWSSSDGKSDKTKSAPSRDPERLQKIKESLLLEDSEEEEGDLCRICQMAAASSSNLLIEPCKCTGSLQYVHQECMKKWLQAKINSGSSLEAVTTCELCKEKLQLNLEDFDIHELHRAHANEQAEYEFISSGLYLVVLLHLCEQSFSDMMGNTNEPSTRVRFINLARTLQAHMEDLETSEDDSEEDGDHNRTFDIA
- the MARCHF7 gene encoding E3 ubiquitin-protein ligase MARCHF7 isoform X1 — translated: MDSKPSRIPRRISVQPPTSLSARMMSGSRGNNLNDTYHSRDSSFRLDSEYQSTSASASASPFQSTWYSESEITQGARSRSQNQQRDHDSKRPKLSCTNCTSTSVGRNIGHGLNAVSDSSWRHNQVPRSSSMVLGSFGTDLMRERRDLERRADSSISNLMDYSHRSGDFTASSYVQDRVPSSYSQGARPKDHSVSTLQLNTSSTNHQMPSEHQTIPCSRDSSRNSLRSNFSPRELESPQSSTQPGFSYISNRDETSTISSSDRVGSSQRSFQESSDNEGRRSTRRLLSRIASSMSSTFFSRRSSQDSLNTRSLSSENSYVSPRILTASQSRSNAASSSDVPDNRASEASQGFRFLRRRWGLSSLSQNHSSEPDSENFNQEPEGRNTGPWLSSSLRNRCTPLFSRRRREGRDESSRIPTSDIPPRSHHMFRRESNEVVHLEAQSDPVGATASRSQASAASSNAATGGSTSDSAHSGRNTGITGILPGSLFRFAVPPALGNNLTDNVMITVDIIPSGWSSSDGKSDKTKSAPSRDPERLQKIKESLLLEDSEEEEGDLCRICQMAAASSSNLLIEPCKCTGSLQYVHQECMKKWLQAKINSGSSLEAVTTCELCKEKLQLNLEDFDIHELHRAHANEQAEYEFISSGLYLVVLLHLCEQSFSDMMGNTNEPSTRVRFINLARTLQAHMEDLESRWNFPFPDLLNLLLQIKPTEQNLIVYSFYQIRASFIGLIIAK